Sequence from the Gemmatimonadaceae bacterium genome:
AGCGCCACGGTTGCGTGCGCTCGATGAGGGCGAGCGCCTCGTCCAGGCGCTCCAGCACATCCTGCGTGCGGATGTCGGGGCGCGAGTTCTCCACCACCACCTGGAACCCGCGCACCACGAACAGCTCCTGCTCGGCCGGCGGCAACGTCATCGCCTATCGTCCCGGCGTTGCCATCGCGGTCGGCATGCGCACCGCGGTCACCTTCCCGCGCGCCACTTCCACCTCGCCGGCAAAGACACTCGTCGACACCAGCACCTTGCGCGGACCGACGTCGTCGGCGCGCGAACGCAGCACGAGTTCGATCCCCATCGGCGTCGGCTTGAGGTAGTCCACGTGCAACGACCCGGTCACGAAGCGCGGCGTCTCGTCGCGCCCCGGTACGTCACCCCCCGCCGCCATCGCCGCCGCCGCCCCCGCGGCGATGGAGTGGCAGTCGACCAGCGAGGCAATGAGCCCGCCGTACACGAACCCCGGCAGCGCGATGTGATACGCCCCCGGCGTGAAGTGGCAGACGGTCTCGCCGTCCTCCCACGCGCTCTTGATGTGCAGCCCGTGCGGATTGAGCCGCCCGCAGCCGTGACAGTGCGAGTAATCCTCGGGGTAGAGATCCTGTATGAAGGCCATCGATGCGCGTGGGTCGGCGAGGGAAACGGGGGTGAGGCGAGCGGCGCGGCCGTCTTGTCCCGTTCGAAACTACGCGGCTGCGCGCCGGGGGCGAGGGGCGGTTCCCCCTCGCGCGGCCGGATAGATTGTGCGCCATGCTTCCTGCCCCGCTCGCTGCGCGCTCGACGCTCGTCGCAGCTGCCACCGCTCGTTCCGCCGCTCTGGCCATCGCTCCTTCCATCGCACGGTCCTTCACCGTGGGCATCGCATTCGCTGTAACGCTTGCCGCCGCTCTCGCCGTTCCGTCACGTGCATCCGCCCAAGCCCTCGCCGACACGAGCGCCCGCCCGCGCGCCTATCGCACCACGACGCCCATTCGGTTGGACGGCGCGCTGGACGAAGCCGACTGGGCACGCGCCGACTCGATCACCGACTTCCGGCAGAAGGAACCAACGGAGGGAGGGCCGCCGTCGGTACGCACGGTGGTGCGACTCCTCGCCACGCCTAACGGGTTGGCGATCGGCTGGTGGTGCCATGACAACGACGCGGCGTCGATTCGCCGCACGCAGTTGCGCCGCGATGCCGCGCTCCGCTCGGACGACTACGTGAGCCTGATGATCGACGGGCTCTCCGACCGTCGCAGCGCCTTCTACTTCCGCACCAACGCCAACGGCTCGCTCTGGGACGGCGAGCACCTGGACATCGAGAACGGCAACGAGGAGTGGGACGGGATCTGGGACGCGCGCACGCAGATCACGGCCGAGGGGTGGACGGCGGAGATGCTCATCCCGTGGGCCACGTTGCGCTACCCCAAGGACGTGCAGTCGATGGGGATGCTTTTCCGGCGCTTTCTTCCGCGCACCAACGAGGAGATCCTCTGGCGCGCCTGGCGACGCACAGAGGGGCTGCGCTTCCTCGAGCGCGAAGGGGCCATCGATGGGCTGGACCATCTCCCGCCACGTGCAATCGCCGAGTTTCGCCCGTATGTGCTGGGCGAAGCGCGGCCGCCGGAGCGCGTCTTTCGTGGCGATGGCTCCGACTCGGTGAGCGCCGGCGCGCTGCAGCGCGGCGACATGGGGCTCGACGTGAAGGTCCCGGTCACCGCAACGCTCACCGCTGACCTCACCTTTCGCCCCGACTTCGCGCAATCCGAAGTCGACCGGCAAATCGTGAACCTCACGCGCTTTCCGCTCTTCTTCCCGGAGCGGCGCCCCTTCTTCACGGAGGGGGCGGCGACCTTCTCGTTCGGGCGCGAGCAGCAGACGCAGATGTTCTACTCGCGCCGCATCGGGTTGGGGAGCGACGGGACACCGGTCACGATCCCCGCGGGGTTGCGCATGCAGGGGCGCGCGGGGAAGTACGTCGTGGGGCTGCTCGCCGCCGCCACCAGCGGCAGCGAGGATTCGCGTGACTTCGTGGCGCGCGCCCGCCGCGACGTCTTCAAGCGCGGCTACGTGGGCGCCATGGCGACGCTGAGCGACCGGCCGGCGCGCCCAGGTTCCATGGCCGGTGGCCTGGACTACAACCTTCCGTTCGTCGTCAGCGGCAACAACCTCATCTTCACCGGCAACGCCGCGTGGAGCCGCGACAGCACCGGCGCCACCCCCGGTGCGCACTACCGTTTCGTCATCGACTACCCGAACGACCGCGCCGACGTCGTCACCCGCTTCGATCGCGTCGAGGCGGGGTACAACCCGGCGTTAGGCTTCGTGCAGCAGCGCGGGATCTATCGCTGGGGCGGGTCGACGAGCATCCAGCCGCGCCCCCGGCACTCGCGCCTCGTGCGCAAGTTCGACTTCAACTTCCTCAACTACGACGTCGTCTGGCGCGACGGGAGCGGGACGGCGGGAGGGCGCGCGCTCGACAATGCCAACTTCAGCGTGCGCCCGCTGGGGATCCAGTTCCAGAGCGGCGACCGCCTGGAGCTGAACGGGATTCGTCGCTTCGACGCCCCCGATGTCGATTTCGAGATCACCCCGGGAGTGGCCGTCCCCGCCGGCGGCTACTGGTGGAACCGCGCCGAGGTGAAGTACACGGGATCGAACGTGCGCACGTGGGCCATCGAGGCGACGGCGTCGACCGGCGCCTTCTACGACGGCAACCGCAACGACCTCTCGTTCGTGGGAAAGCTCCGCCAGCAGCCGCACCTCGAGTTCTCGCTGGAGTACGAGCGCAACGACATCGCATTGCCGGCCGGCGCCTTCGTGGCAAACACCATCCGCTTCCGCGGCGACTACGCCGTCTCGCCGCGCCTCACCTTCACCGCCTTTGCCCAGGCCGACGACCGTTCCGACCGCGCCGCGCTCAACGCGCGCATGCGCTGGACGCAGTCGCCGGGCTCGGACCTCTTCATCGTGTGGAACTCGGTCTGGCCGACGTTGTTCGAGCGGTCGTTCGATGTGATGAAGCCGCAGAATGGGGGGTTGGTGGTGAAGTATGTGCGGTTCTTTAGGAGGTAGGACGGGGGACGGGGGACGGGGGACGGGAGTTCGGTGGCGTCCGGGTGGGTGGGGTGTGCGGGGGGGCGGCTCGACGAGGGGCGCGCGTGGGCGCATCATCTTTCGTCGCAACTCTTCACCACTCTGGAGTCCTGCCATGCCGAGCCTGACGAGCGGCGCCTGCGTCCGCTCATTCGCAATTCTCGCCCTCGCCTTCGCTCCCGTCGTTGCGCCCGTTCTTGCCCACGCGCAGGGGGGGCGCGGTTCCGCGGATGCGCGGTTGCGCGCGCTGTACACGGCGGAGTGGGAGTGGCGACAGAAGGAGTTCGGGCGGGGAAAGGACACCTTCCCGCGCGTCGATGCCCAGACGCAGGCGTCGCGCCTCGCCTACTGGACGCGTGTGCTCGCGCAGTACGACTCGATTCCCGTTGCCCGCCTCTCTCCCGAGGAGCAGGTCAACGCCGCGGTCTTCCATACGTCGGTCAAGGCACTCGCCAACGACGTCCGCTTCAAGACGTATGAAGCGCCGTTCAACAGCGACACCTTCTTCTGGAGCGACTTCACGCCGCGTCGCGGCTTTGCCCGCCTGGAGGACTATCGCCGCTTCCTCACCCGACTGCGCGATGTGCCGCGCTACTTCGCCGACCAGACGGTGAACATGCGCGCCGGACTGGCGCGCGGGTACACCGTCCCGCGCGTCGCCGTCGAGGGGCGCGACCAGACGATCGTCCCCTACACGCGGGCAGATACGACCAACCCGCTCTACGTCCCCTTCGCGCAGATCCCGGCGACGATTTCCGACTCCACACGAACGGCGCTGCGCAACGAAGCGCAGCAGGTGATTCGCGACCTCGTGGCGCCGGCCTACGCCACACTCCTCACCTTCATGCGCGAGGAGTATCTCGCCAAGGCGCGCACGACGCTCGCGGCGACGTTGCTCCCGGATGGCGAGGCATTCTACCAGTCGCAAATCGAGGAGTACACGACGCTCCCGCTCACCGCCGATCAGATCCACGAGCAGGGGAAGGCAGAGGTCGCGCGCATCCGCGCCGAGATGGAGGTGGTGAAGGCCAAGACCGGCTTCACGGGATCGATGGCCGAGTTCTTCCAGTTCCTCCGCACCGATCCGCAGTTCTACGCCAAGACGCCGCGCGAACTGCTCGCGTATTCGGCCTACATCTCGAAGAAAGCCGACTTCAAGCTGAAGGAGACCATCGGCTACCTCCCGCGCTATCGCCACGGGATCGTCCCGGTGCCGCCGGAGTTGGCGCCGATCTACACCGGCGGGCGTGGCGGCCTGGATGCATGCATGATGAACACGTACAACCTCCCGGCGCGCCCGCTCTACACCATCCCGCCGCTCACGCTGCACGAGTGCACGCCGGGGCACTCGTTCCAGGCGGCGCTGGCGCTCGAGGGGCCGCCGCGCCCCGAGTTCCGCAACTCGACGTACTTCAGCGGCTACGGCGAGGGGTGGGGGCTCTACACCGAGTGGCTGGGCACGGTGATGGGGATCTACGAGACGCCGTACGAGGACTTCGGGCGCCTGACGTACGAGATGTGGCGCGCCTCGCGCCTGGTGATCGACACCGGCATCCACAAGTTTGGCTGGACGCGCCAGCAGGCCATCGACTTCCTCAAGGACAACGCCCCGCTCTCCGAGCACGAGGTGACGACGGAGATTGACCGCTACATCGCGTGGCCGGGGCAGGCGCTGTCGTACAAGCTGGGAGAGATGCAGATCCGCCGGCACCGGCGCGAGGCCGAAGCGGCGTTAGGCGACAAGTTCGACCAGCGCGCCTTCCACGATGCCATCCTGGCGTTAGGCTCGGTCCCGCTCCCGGTGCTGGAGCAGCGCATGAAGCAGTTCATCGCCGACGGCGGGAAGAACTCGCCCATGCCCAGCAAGGCGGTGCAGTAGAGGCGACTACGCGCCGCGCAGTTGCCGCTCGTAGTCCGCCACATCGAAGGTGCCGGTCGAATCGGCCACCAGCCCGCCGGCACCGAAGGTCCACGTCTCCGACCCGCGCACGCGCACGCGCCGACCGGTCCCGCCAGGGCCGGTGTTGGTGCCGTGCAGCGTCCAGCGGTACACCGCGCGCGCTCCCTCGGTCTCCAGTCCATCGAGTTCGACCACGAGATCGGGGAAGGCGGTCATGAAGCCGCGCGCCGACTCGGCTACCGCGGCGCGCCCCACGCTTGGCGCGCCGCCGTTGATGGTGATGACGCCGTTGGCTGTGTAGAAGGCGGCGACGCGCTCGGGATCGTGGCTGCACCAGGCGGCGGTGTAGCGGACGGCGAAGTCATGAAGCTCGGCGTCGTTCATCGAATGTTCAGGGTTGAAGGGTGAACGCACGATAACGAGCGTTCGACGCCGCGACCATCGCGCATGTCCGGTGTTTCGATCTTGCGATGAAGGGACGCGCGGGTCATCGTCGCGATCTGTCGCCTTCCCGATCTCCCAACGTCTCATGCGATTCCATTCTCCACGCACACGCCGCACTTACCGCGCGCGAAGCTGGCGCGCCGTCACGGTCGCCACCGTCGCCCTCGCGACCATCGTCCCCGCGCTGGCACTGCACGCGCAGCGCGCGCCCGCGCCGACGAGTACCTCGAGGACGGCCATCGACACGACCGCCCTCTCCCGCCTTGCGTTCCGATCGATTGGCCCCGCCAACATGATGGGGCGGTCGACCGACGTCGAAGGGGTGCCCGGCAATCCCAACATCGTGTACGTCGGCACCGCCGCTGGTGGGCTCTGGAAGACGATCAACGGCGGCACGACGTGGATGCCGATCTTCGAGAAGCAGCCCACGCTCAGCATCGGCGACTTCGCCCTCGAACCCGGGAACCCCGAC
This genomic interval carries:
- a CDS encoding PaaI family thioesterase; the encoded protein is MAFIQDLYPEDYSHCHGCGRLNPHGLHIKSAWEDGETVCHFTPGAYHIALPGFVYGGLIASLVDCHSIAAGAAAAMAAGGDVPGRDETPRFVTGSLHVDYLKPTPMGIELVLRSRADDVGPRKVLVSTSVFAGEVEVARGKVTAVRMPTAMATPGR
- a CDS encoding carbohydrate binding family 9 domain-containing protein — encoded protein: MGIAFAVTLAAALAVPSRASAQALADTSARPRAYRTTTPIRLDGALDEADWARADSITDFRQKEPTEGGPPSVRTVVRLLATPNGLAIGWWCHDNDAASIRRTQLRRDAALRSDDYVSLMIDGLSDRRSAFYFRTNANGSLWDGEHLDIENGNEEWDGIWDARTQITAEGWTAEMLIPWATLRYPKDVQSMGMLFRRFLPRTNEEILWRAWRRTEGLRFLEREGAIDGLDHLPPRAIAEFRPYVLGEARPPERVFRGDGSDSVSAGALQRGDMGLDVKVPVTATLTADLTFRPDFAQSEVDRQIVNLTRFPLFFPERRPFFTEGAATFSFGREQQTQMFYSRRIGLGSDGTPVTIPAGLRMQGRAGKYVVGLLAAATSGSEDSRDFVARARRDVFKRGYVGAMATLSDRPARPGSMAGGLDYNLPFVVSGNNLIFTGNAAWSRDSTGATPGAHYRFVIDYPNDRADVVTRFDRVEAGYNPALGFVQQRGIYRWGGSTSIQPRPRHSRLVRKFDFNFLNYDVVWRDGSGTAGGRALDNANFSVRPLGIQFQSGDRLELNGIRRFDAPDVDFEITPGVAVPAGGYWWNRAEVKYTGSNVRTWAIEATASTGAFYDGNRNDLSFVGKLRQQPHLEFSLEYERNDIALPAGAFVANTIRFRGDYAVSPRLTFTAFAQADDRSDRAALNARMRWTQSPGSDLFIVWNSVWPTLFERSFDVMKPQNGGLVVKYVRFFRR
- a CDS encoding DUF885 family protein, which gives rise to MPSLTSGACVRSFAILALAFAPVVAPVLAHAQGGRGSADARLRALYTAEWEWRQKEFGRGKDTFPRVDAQTQASRLAYWTRVLAQYDSIPVARLSPEEQVNAAVFHTSVKALANDVRFKTYEAPFNSDTFFWSDFTPRRGFARLEDYRRFLTRLRDVPRYFADQTVNMRAGLARGYTVPRVAVEGRDQTIVPYTRADTTNPLYVPFAQIPATISDSTRTALRNEAQQVIRDLVAPAYATLLTFMREEYLAKARTTLAATLLPDGEAFYQSQIEEYTTLPLTADQIHEQGKAEVARIRAEMEVVKAKTGFTGSMAEFFQFLRTDPQFYAKTPRELLAYSAYISKKADFKLKETIGYLPRYRHGIVPVPPELAPIYTGGRGGLDACMMNTYNLPARPLYTIPPLTLHECTPGHSFQAALALEGPPRPEFRNSTYFSGYGEGWGLYTEWLGTVMGIYETPYEDFGRLTYEMWRASRLVIDTGIHKFGWTRQQAIDFLKDNAPLSEHEVTTEIDRYIAWPGQALSYKLGEMQIRRHRREAEAALGDKFDQRAFHDAILALGSVPLPVLEQRMKQFIADGGKNSPMPSKAVQ
- a CDS encoding nuclear transport factor 2 family protein, translating into MNDAELHDFAVRYTAAWCSHDPERVAAFYTANGVITINGGAPSVGRAAVAESARGFMTAFPDLVVELDGLETEGARAVYRWTLHGTNTGPGGTGRRVRVRGSETWTFGAGGLVADSTGTFDVADYERQLRGA